Genomic DNA from Roseburia intestinalis L1-82:
TCTGCATCGGATACCGATTATTATAAGATCACATCCACCACAAAAGGATATCTTTCATTTCAGTTACAGCACGATAAAGTGAGCGGCAGGCTTTCAACAGATATTTACAGCGTGGCAGTCTGTGATGCTGCCGGAAATACGATGTATACAATGACGAGTAAAAAAGACGAGGAGAAAACCGAGTCGGTTAATTTTGGACTTGACGCCGGAACCTATTATCTGAAAGTATCAGGAATCCAATATATGGATGCGTCAGGTTCACTGACAGTTCAGGGAGCAAATGGAGAGACGTACAAGCTGAAGGCATCCTGGACGAATGCAGACAACTGGGAGAGCGAGAGCAATGATGATATAAATACAGCAGACACAATGACATCAGGCAAGGCAGTTTACGGAAGTCTGTATGGTGTCAGTGATTCTGATTATTATGGTTTTCAGACAACAAAAGACGGATATATCGTGATCAATCTGCAGCATTCGAAAGTTACAGGATGGCAGAATAAGGCTATTTATGCAGTTACAGTCTGTGATACTTCCGGCAATTCGATCTACGAAATGACCAGTAAAGCGGAAGATGAATCCACGGATTCCATCAAACTGGGACTGTCAGCAGGTAAATATTATATTAAAGTGGCAGGTCAGAATGCATATTACGGCGGAAACTATGTGATCAAAACTACCTTTAAGGCGTGCAGTACCTGGGAGCACGAGAGCAATGATACTTACGATACAGCAAATACGGCTGTTTCCGGCACGACATACAGCGGAGATATCCGTACTTACAGCGATGTAGATTATTTTAAAACATCACTTTCTGCAAATGGTTATATCAATGTGAAACTGACGCATCCGGTTGTGAGCGGACAGGAAACAACAAACATGTTTGTGCTCAGCGTGATCCGTAAAGTGGACAAAGACCAGTATACAGAAGTCTACACTACGAAGATCCGTGGCGGGGACACAAGCATTTCCACGCCGAACCTTGGATTGCCGAAAGGTGAGTATTACATTAAGATCGCAGGAACCGGAAATACGACGGGAACATTATTGAGCGGAACGAGTTATCCTGTAAACTATGATGTGTGTATTATAGCAAAGACAGCAAGTGACAGGGAAGTGGAGTCGAATGATTCTGCTGCCACTGCAAATACCGTAAAGAACGGAAAAACCTATTACGGAAGCACAAGCAGTTCCTCAGACAAAGATTACTATAAGATCAAAATGTCAAAAGCAGGCTATCTGCAGATTAAGTTTGGACATAAAAACAGTCAGAGTACAGCAAGCTGTTATAATGTTGTTCTTTACAATAAGGATAACAGTGAAATTTATAAATTTACGAATACCGGGACAGAGACTTCTTATACATCCTGTAAATTAGGACTGGATGCAGGGGAATATTACGTATGCGTCAGCCAGGCATCTACACTTTATACCGGCGACTATACGATCTGCATGACACAGAAAGCGGCTTCCGGTTGGGAGACAGAGAACAACGGTGACTGGGCTTCGGCAGATAACATAAAAGTCGGCAAAGCGGTAAACGGTGTGATCACAGGATATACGTCAGATGAAGACTGCTATCGCTTTACACTCACAAAAGCGCAGTATATCAACTTTAGTCTGGCACACGAGAAGATCAATGATGCGGGAAGAAGCTGGTATGTGACACTTTATAATGCAAACGGCAAGAGAGTGAGCAGAAAAGATGATGATCATATCTATTCCTATGCCGGCAGTACCTATACAGAGTCAAAGGCTGTCAAATTAAGCAAGGGAACCTATTACCTGAAAGTGCAGGCATTTGCGAAAAATGCGGTGGAAAAAGAATACACGCTCTGTGTTAATAAAATTGAGAACAGAAAAACAAGCGTGACTTCCGTAAAATCGACAGCATACAATAAACTGAAAGTTTCATGGAAAGTTGTACCGGCTGCGACTTCTTATCAGATCTACCGCAGTACAGCAAAGGATGGGGATTATCAGAATATCAAAACCATCAACAGTGTAGGCACTAGTTCCTGGACAGACGGCAGTGTAAAAACCGGAAAAACATACTATTATAAGATCAAGACGGTTGTTAAGACACAGAATGGAGAACAGACCAGTGGATTTTCGAATGTAAAATCTGCAAAGGCGGTTCCGGCAAAGACGACGTTAAAGGCAAAAGCGTCGGATGCAAAGAATGTAAAACTGACCTGGTCAAAGGTAAAAGGTGCAAGCGGTTATGAGATCTACCGCAGCAACAGTAAAGATGGAAAATGTAGTAAAGTAAAGACCATATCCAAAGGTAGTACGACATCTTACAAAAACGGTAAATTGAAAAAATCGACGACCTATTATTATAAGATCCGTGCATACCGCAAAGTGAATGGGAAGAAAGTATATGGAAGTTATTCTTCCGTTGTTTCCGTAAAGACAAAAGCAAAATAAAAGTAAAAAGAGATACCCCGGTGGGATGATCATCATACATCCTGCCGGGGTATTTTTAAGATTTTATGAAAATTCTGGTAAGATATATTCAAAGGTTGGGTTTTATGATAAAATAATATAGATTATGCAAAGGTATGAATGTGAGGTACTTCATGAGGAAAAGGGAAAGATATAAACATTTGCTGAATTTATTTGCTAATTTTGTAATGCTTGTGGCTGAGACAGCAATGTTTGCATTTATATGGTATAAAATGTATGTGCCGGAATTGGAGGATAAGTTCTGGAATAGAGGAAACTGGGCAGTAATCGGAATGTATGCATTGGTATTGTTCTTTTTTATCCGTACATTTGGCGGATACCGGATCGGATACCTTAGAATTACAGATATTTGTTTGTCGCAGATCCTTGGAATTTTGTTTGCAAATATTATCGAGTATTTTCAGATTTGTATGATTGCAAATGATTATATGTCAGCATCACCGCTTCTGTTATTGACGACAGCTGAGATTGCAGTGACACTGCCTACCGTTTTTGTTGTAAGATATTTTTATGTCAGATTATATCCGCCAAGACGTATGATCGTAATATACGGGGAACATTCTCCGGAAGAACTGATTTCCAAGATTAATTCCAGAAAAGATAAGTACAATGTTTGTGCAACTGCCAGCGCCTATATGGGATATGAGGCATTGTATTCTAAAATATTAGAGTATGAAGCGGTAGTTTTATGTGATCTTCCGGCAAGTATCCGTAATAAAATTTTAAAGTTCTGTTATGATCAGAATAAAAGAACCTATATTACACCGAAGATATCGGATATTATTTTAAATGGAACGGAACGAATCCATTTGTTTGATACACCTCTTATGTTGTCAAGAAATCAGGGACTTACGATAGAGCAGAGATTTGTAAAGAGGACTATGGATATCGTGTTTGCACTGCTCGCGATTGTTATTTCATCGCCGTTTTTACTGGTCATTGCAGTTGCAATCAAACTGTATGATGGGGGACCGGTATTCTATAAGCAGGAGCGTCTGACGAGAGACCGCGAGACGTTTCAGATTATCAAGTTTCGCAGCATGAAAGTAGATTCGGAAAAACAGGGAGCACAGCTTGCCAAAAAAGATGATGACAGGATCACACCGGTTGGAAAAATAATTCGAAGAACGCATTTAGACGAGCTTCCTCAGATTTTTAATATTTTAAAGGGAGAAATGTCTTTTGTTGGTCCTAGACCGGAAAGACAGGAAATTGCTGAAAAATATGAAGAAATTGTTCCGGAATTTCGGTTCCGCCTGAAAGTAAAAGCCGGATTGACAGGGTATGCACAGGTATATGGAAAATATAATACAACACCATATGATAAATTAAAACTGGATCTGACTTATATACAGACATATTCAGCGTGGTTAGATGTGAAATTAATGCTTATGACATTTAAGATTATGTTTCAGAAAGAAAACACAGAAGGTGTAGATGAAAAGCAAACGACAGCGATCAAAAAGGAATCATAGAGATGGAACAGACAAGCGAAGTACAGATATCTGTTATTATGCCGGTTTATAATGCACGGGATTATGTGGAGCAGTGACGGAAAGTCGCGCAATAAATACAAGTCAGCTAAAATGCAGTGGAAAGTTTACCGTTTTATAGGAAAGAACCGGCTAAATGCATTGCGTTATATGGTACATTACACATTAAATAGTGTCAAAAAATATACAAGAGGGTAAGGAAAATGAAAAAAAGGATTTTAGCAGTAATCATGGCAGTCTGCGTGAGTATGACAGCACTGCCTGCAGATGTACGTGCAGCAGAAGACAGTGCAGTTCAGACAGAAAGCACGCAGAAAACATCACCGTCAGAGAAATCAGCCCAGACAGAAAACACTGGGAATGCAGCAGAAGAGCTGACTGGAACGGAGATGGCAGAGACAGAAGAAGCAGCTGAAACGGAAGAAACAGCAGAGACAGAAGAAACGACCGAGACGGTAACAATCGAAACAGAGACGATTGAGACAGAAGAGCCGGCAGAGACAGAAACTTCGGAAACAGAGAAACCGGCAGAGACAGAAACAATCGAAACAGAAACTACGGAAACAGAGAGCACCGAGACGGAGACAGCTGAAACGGAGACAGAGGAGTCAACCGAAACGGAAACAACTGAAACAGAGACAGAAGAGCCGACCGAAACGGAGACTGCGGAGACAGAGACTGCGGAGACAGAGACTGTCCAGGCAGCAGAACTTAACTACATGATGGTAGAGTCACCGTACGTTGAGACACCGGGAACGCAGAATGTGGTCTTAAGTCTTGGAACAGGCGATGAGCAGCTTTCGGATATCGTCTTAAATTATAAGAATCTGACCACCGGAAAAGCATATCAGACAAAAGCTGCAGGAATAGAAGAGGATATGATCCGGTTTACCATGGATTTTTCAGAAAATGGACAGGCAGGAGAGTATCAGATCACTTCCGTGCAGTTTACACAGGAGAAAACAAAACAGGAAATCCTGCTATCAGACCTTGGCATGGATGTAAGATTTGGTGTCAATGAACAGGCAGAGACGAACCCGGATCAGGTACTTTATGATGAAGATGCCTATGCGGATGTGGATGCTGATGTTGTTACTATGAGCGCAGATGGAGAAGTTATTTCCGAAAACACTGTGGAAAATGTGCTGGAGCAGGGAATCTCAGAGGCTGTCGCCAGTGTTGCAGATAACTTAAAAGGTGCGAACAGTAATGTGAAAGTCGTACTCGATCCGGGACATGATGGCACCCATGCAGGAGCATCCGGTTTTGGAGTACAGGAAGCGGATCTGACACTTAAGATCGCCACATACTGTAAAGAAGAATTATCTACCTATAATGGTATTACTGTTTATATGACAAGAGAGAGTGCAAGCTGTCCGGCAGGCGGCGGAGATAATATTGCATGTCTGGATGCCCGTGCAAACCTTGCAAAGAATGTGGGAGCAAATGTGTTAGTAAGTTTCCATTTAAATACTGCAAACGGAACAGCGAGAGGTGTGGAAGTTTATTATCCGAACAGCAACTATAATGCACAGGTAGGAGGCAATGGACAGGCACTTGCAAAGAAAATATGCGATAAATTGGCAGCACTTGGATTGAATTATCGTGGAACTTTGATTAGAAATGCATCTTATGATAAATATCCGGATGGTTCTGCAGCAGATTATTACGGTCTGATCCGTCGTTGTAAAAATAATGGCATTCCTGGTCTGATCATCGAGCATGCCTTTTTGGACAATGCAAATGATTATTATACATATTTAAGTTCTGATGAAAAATTAAAGGCACTCGGTGTTGCGGATGCAACTGCAATCGCTGAGTATTTCGGACTGACAAAAGGAGCAAAGACCGTAACGCTCAATTACACGCAGTCGAGAGAGGATGGTAGTCTTAGATTAAAATGGACAGGTCTCGATAATGTCGATTATTATGAAATTTATCGTAATACTGTGAATGATACAAACTATCCTAAGATTGACGAAGTATCGGATGCTACATCTTATATTGATGATACCGTAAAGGCAGGGACAAAATATTACTATCTGGTCCGTCCGGTATTTAACGATGGAACTGCAGGAGAGTATTCTAAACCCATCTCAGGTGTGGCATTAGGAAAAACAAACCTCACAAAGATCAAGGCAAAGAGTGGAAAGAAGATTACCCTGACCTGGAAAAAGGTTTCTAAAGCAGAGGGATATCTGATCTATCGTCAGGACAGCAGTGACAGTAAATTTTATCAGATTGGCACGGTAAAATCCGGCAGTACACTCACTTACACAGATACTGTAAAATCCAATAACAAAACATATACCTACAAAGTACAGGCTTACAATACAAACAATGGCAGACAGGGTGTCGGTGCATATTCTTCCACAAAATCTGCAAAGACACTTGCAAAAGCAAAAATTACAGGAATCACATCCTCGGATGAGGAAGTATTAAAAATTTCCTGGAATAAGGTAAGCGGTGCAAAGGGATATATCATTTCCCGCAGCACAAAGAAAGATAGTGGTTATAGTGAAATAGATACAGTATCAGGAGAAAAGACAACATCCTACACAGATGATACTGTAAAAGCAGGAAAGACCTATTACTATAAGGTCGAAGCATATAATGTCAACAGCGGTACAAAAGGATACGGCGGTGCATCAGACGCGGTGGCAGGAAAAACTGCAAAGCGCACAAAAATCACATCAATCGTTTCCACAAATGAAAAGACCTTGACGATCAAGTGGAATAAGATCACAGGAGCTTATGGTTATCGTATCAAACGAAGTACCGATGAAGATGGTACTTACAAAGTTGTTAAGACGATTAAATCCGGAAACACGACCAGCTACAAAGACACCAGTGTAAAAGCAGGAAAGACCTATTATTACACGGTTGAAACGATGGTAAAGACAGGAGACAATATCTGTTATAGCGGTGATTCAGCGTCCATGGAAGGAAGAACAGCGAAAAAAGCGAAGATCAAGTATGCTGTTTCAAATGGAAGTAATCAGATTGAAGTAAACTGGGGAGCAGTGAGCGGTGCCTACGGCTACCGTATCAAACGCAGTACGTCAAAGAATGGTACTTATAATGTGATTGCGACCGTAAATGGAAAGAATAAAACAACCTATCAGGATAAAAATGTAAAAACTGCAAAGACCTATTATTATAAGGTAGAGACGATCAACAAGGTAAATGGTAAAAAAGGATACAGCGGTGATTCCGCAGTTGTGTCAGCAAAGACATTAAAAACTACATCCATTACAGCAGTCAAGGCAACCGGAAGTACTTCCGTAAGACTGGAATGGAAAGCCGTGGATGGGGCAAACGGATATCAGATTTACCGGAGTACGTCAAAAGACAGTGGTTATAAAAAGGTCGGACAGGTCAAAGGTAAAAATACGAAAAAATATGAGGATAAAACCTTAGAAGCCGGAAAAACTTACTATTATCAGGTTCGTGCATATAAGAGCAACAGTGCTAAAAACGGTGTGGCATCTTTCTCAAAAGTACAGAAGGCATGGACGATCAAACAGGTGGTATTCTCCCAGATCACAAGTGACAGCAAAAATCAGGTCACACTTGGCTGGAAGAAAGTTTCAAAAGCACAGGGGTATGATATTTACCGGAGCAGCAAGTCAAACAGTGGATTTGAAAAGATCGCTTCAATTTCATCTGGATCTACACTGACTTACACGGATAAGGGCGTAAAGAGCGGAAATACTTATTATTACAAAATCGCTGCAACCTACAAGATCAAGGGAAGTGCAGGCAGAGGAAGTTACAGTAATGTAGCACAGGTTCCTGTTCTGAAACAGGGAGGTATTTCTTCTATTACATTGGGAGACAACAATGTATTAAATATTTCCTGGAACAGTGTGGATAATGCAAGCGGTTATGAACTTGCCGGTGCAATCAGTGAAAAAGGAAGCTATACCACGTTACAGACTTCCGGTGCAACTTCCTTTACACACAGTAATCTGACACAGGGAACAACCTATTACTATAAAGTAAGAGCATATAAGGACTTAAGCAGCGGAATCCGTATGTATGGTCCATGGTCAGCGGTGAAATCAAAAGCAGCAGCTCATGAGATCATGGGTACAAGCAGTGTGACGGTAGATCAGATGGTATCTTATTATAATAAACGATATACATTCCCGGCAGATACTTACCGTGACAAGGGAGCAGATTCCGCGGAAGCGTTCTTTAAGATTTTAAAAGAAGAGGCAGATGCAGAGGGTGTAAGAGCGGATGTATTGTTTGCACAGGTGATGTTAGAGACCGGTGGACTCACATTCGGTGGTGATGTGCAGGCGAGCCAGTGCAACTTTGGCGGACTCGGTGCAGTCGGTGGCGGTGCTGCGGGGGAAACCTACGCAGACGTAAGAACCGGACTCCGTGCACAGGTACAGCACTTGAAAGCGTATGCAAGTACCGAGGGATTAAACAATGCATGTGTGGATAAGCGTTTCCAGTATGTATCGCGTGGAACAGCCAGATACGTGGAGTGGCTTGCGATTCCGCAGAATCCATATGGAAAAGGCTGGGCAGCAGATGCGGATTATGGTACGAAGCTGCTTCGGATCATGGATAGTTTATAAACGAAAAAGTATGGTGATATAAATGATAGAACAGAATTATTCCGTTTTAATGTCTGTATATAGAAAAGAAAAAGCTGAGTATTTGCAAAAAAGCATTGACAGCATGCTCTCCCAGACAGTACCACCGCAGGATTTCGTGATTGTATGTGATGGATTGCTGGGGGATGAATTAAATCAGGTACTCCAAAAAAAAAAGCAGGAGTATCCGGAATGTTTTCAGATAGTTCAACTGCCTGAAAACCGAGGACTGGGAGAAGCACTCAAAGAAGGACTGGTTTATTGTAAAAATGAACTGGTTGCACGAATGGACAGCGATGATATCAGTGTTCCAGAGCGTTGTGAATGGCAGTTAAAAGCTTTTGCCCAAAATAATGTATCGATTATCAGTGGAGCTGTGCAGGAATTTATGGATGATACAGCACAGGCAGGTACTGTCAGATATGTTCCGGAATCATCAGAAAAGATAGCGGTATATGCAAAAAAAAGGAATCCTTTTAATCATCCGGCAGTTATGTTTAAAAAAAGTGATGTCATAAAAGCTGGAAGTTATATGGATTTTCATGGATTTGAGGATTATTATCTATGGCTCCGTATGCTCTCAGGCGGGATGAAGGGATATAATTTATCTGAAGTGCTAGTGTACATGAGAGTCGGTAATGGCATGTATGCGAGGCGCGGAGGAGTTTCATACTTGAAAGATATGGCAGAGTTTCGGAAAATCATGTTAAATAGCGGATACATTAATTTACTGGAATTTCTGACATCTGTCATAACCCGTGGAATTGTAATCCTGATGCCTGCGAATCTGAGAAAAACAGTATATTCGGTCTTTCTCAGAAAGTAATCCTTGGCTTAAAGACAGAGATTTTGCTTTTAAAAATATAATCCCTGGTTTTGCCTGTGAATTTCAGGAAAAACAGGGGATATCCATTTTCAATATAAAATCCCACAAAAAATCAAGTGTTTAACGGACAAAAGAAAAAGAAAATCTATTCCATTGTTCAACATTGTCATGCCGGTACTGCTTTTTCTGATGCCGCAGTATGAGAGCTTCCATACCATTTTTTCAGACCCTGAAAGCATGTCAAAAAGACTGAAAAACTGTATCAGTGGAAGGATTCCAAAAGTTGATGCAGTCCGCGACCTTCTCTCCAGAATAAACCCGGATGAAATACGCAGCATACATGAAGAAATGATTGATATCATAAAACGTAACCGGATATTCCGGAATGGAACGATAAGCGGATATGTTGTGGCAGGTTTTGATGGTGCGGAATTATTCAGCAGTACAAAAAAATCCTGTCCGAACTGTCTGACTCGGAAAAAACTCACAGGGGAAACCGAATACTTTCACCGGAGTGTGGTGTGCATGACCATAGGAAAATCACCACACGTAATTCTGGGGCAGGAAATGTTAAAACCAAGGGACCTTTCAGGCTTTGAGATGGAAGGGTGTCCATATAAACTGCGTGTGGTGCGGTATCGTGAGCAGTGGGAAGAAAAAGGGGGAAAGCCGAACGTTTTATGTGGCTTGTAATGACACTGGAAACGGCAGATTACCGGGTGTTATGGGAAATGATGAACCGCAGGTGGGACATTGAGGAGAATGGTTTCCATCAATTGAAAACGTATTATCACGCAAAGCACTGTTACTGTCATGATGCGGTTGAAACAATATCTAACCTGATAATCATAGGCTTTAATGTAAGAGAGTTATATTTGTACCGGAGAAGCCGGAGCTTTGTAGGAAGCGGAATAAGCCGAAAGAGTATAAACCGGATTTTTTTGCGATGAGCTGCTAACAGAAAAAGTGAAACAGATTTTATATGGAAAAGGCGGATAGAGAAAATCAGCCGAAAAAAACCTAGGGAAAAAATAGGGGGGATTTTGCGCGTATTGACCAAGAATGAAGGGCAGCCGCAGATGGAATGCTGATAACTGGATTATTTATAAAAATGCATGGATAAAAAAGTTAAAAGCGAAATCTCTGGCTTAAAGTAGGATCTTGAGTTTCCATAAAATGTAATCAAAAAGTGGTTACACCTTCCCAAAGCACTAATCTTCCACTTTTTTGAAGAGCTAGGAATGGAAGTTCTGTGAGTAGAAGTACTTTAATAAGCCCCACCGAAATCGGGCTTTTGGAGATATATTCTTGTATCTATCTAAGCGGTCAGCTTAAGGCAGAGTTGACGATATGCCGGACGTTTTGTCCGGAACCATAGCCTGACGCCTTCTTTTGCATACGATAGTATGCCAGAGATACCTTTAGCTAACCGGTAATAGCAGAAATATACTTTTTTCTTTACAGGGTCTGCTTTTTGTATAATTGAAACCTTAAGGGCATTTGTTTCTGACTTCATAGATATATGTGCAAGAAAAGCCATGCATAAGGTGATATAAAAATTTAACGTATTGATGGCAGACAGCTTTCGTACTCGAAAGTTTTCAAACTGAAACATCTGTTTTTTGCAGCGGAAATATTCCTCTATTTTCCATCTCGAAAAGTACTGCTTTGCAACAGCGATTACATCTTCTTTTGATTTAATATCTTTATTGGTTGCAAGCATCATTGGATGTTCGGTTAAACCATAGACGAGCACCAGGTCAATATCTTTTTTAGAAGCGGTTATCTGAACTTTTACATGAGACAGATATGCTTCACGGGATGATTGTTGCCGGTAAGAACACAGGCTTCTGTTACGTGATAGCCTTTTTCATAAACTGTTTTGGAAGCAGTACTTTTAGAGCCATCTCTGACAAGTCCGAGAGCTTCAAATTTGTAACCATCAGGATTTACAACATCGCTGTCATCAATGTGTATGACAGGTTCTTGCGGAGCCCATTTACGGATGGCAGTAAGATAAGATTTAAGCGCGGTGGAGGAAATGCCATTGTTTAAATGTCTGGTCAGCCGTTCAACAGAATTGACCTTTTTGGAATCTTCGTGAAGCTGATCCACAACATCGGTTAAAAGACAGCTTCTGGAGGCAAGCATACCATAAGTCATCTCGGCAGAAAACTTTTTGTCCGGCTTGGACAGGTGTTTTGAAATTTTATTTGAAAAAGTTAAAATTTCCCGTTTCAAAGTATAAGTATTTGTTGTAGAATTAAGCATAAGGAGTCCTCCTGTTTTTTTGTTTAGTATTATTTTGATTTGACACATTAATTTTACTACAAAACAGAAAAGGATTCCTTATATTTTGGGCATTTTTTGAAAGTTGTTTATTGGAATCTAACAAAATCAAGTGGTTGTGGATAAAACTGCGGAAAATCAAGAGAGTAGAATAAATTGACGTGAAATAGCTGGTATGATATAATTGTGCAGTCTTTTGGAATACATGGAATAGATAAAAAGGAGTTAGAAAATGAATTGGAGAATCAATGAGAGTGGTGTATCAGCGACAATTGAAAATATTGAATGGGAAAGAATACACTTGATTCTTACAGTAAGGCTGCATATTGACGGGCAGAAAACGTATGATATAGATAAGATGGAATTTTATGCGGTAAATAATTTGGGGGGATGTGGAGTTAAGTTCGATGTACGCAGGAAAGAAGATATCATCAAACTTCATGTTAATGTAACAAATAGTGGTGAACTACGTTGTATTCCGAGGGGAACATATCGTATTTTTGTATGTGAAAAAGATTGTGTTCTGGCAGAGTGTGAAACCAGTCCTGATATTGCAGATCAATTAGAAGCAATGTCCAGAAACTTTTTGTACGGTGAAAGGGGAAAATCTTACAATGTTACATTTTATATAGAAGATGGAACGGATACACTGCCATTCCGTATGCATTGTATCGCATTAGGGGCAGTAGGGGTTACATTTCCACAGAATCCAAGCTTCCTCAAAAAAATAAATTTGATAAAAGCATTGAAAGACTGCTATTTATCTAGCAGATCTGTTTTAAGAAGAGTATATAAATGGTATTCATTTTTGTATAAAAGCAGACGAAAAAATACAGTCCTTTTTATGACAGAACAGGATCAGAAAATTGCATCAAATTTAAAAGCAGTTTCAGACAGAATGGTTGACAGACAGCTGGATCAGCAATATCGGTTATTGTATTCTGCACGTCCTGCAGCGGCAGAGCCGCAAAGTAAAAAAAGCTGGATTGGTCTTATGAAATTACTGGCACAGAGCGGCACTATTTTTATTGACGATCATGCACCGGTACTGGATTGGCTAAAACTGGATGATGATACAACGCTGATTCAATTATGGCATGCAGGAGCAGGGTTTAAATCATCAGGCTACAGTCGCTGGGGACATGAAGGATGTCCTTCACCGCAGTCCTGCCACAGACAATATAAGTACGGAATTGCTGGCTCAAAAAATATCGCACCGTTTTTTTCGGAAGTATGGGGAATTAATGATGAGCAAGTATTGCCAACAGGAATGCCCCGTATGGATGAGTATTTGGATGAGCAGCATAGGAATGAAAAAATAAAAGAATTGTATGAGCAGTTTCCAATGTGCAGAGGTAAAAAAGTCATACTTTTTGCACCTACCTACCGTGGAAGAAATAAAAAAACAGCATATTATCCGTATGAATTGATCGATTTTGAAAAGTTATATCAGATCTGTGGAGATGAATATGTAGTTTTATTTAAAATGCATCCATGGGTAAATAAAGATATTGTGATTGGAAAAAAATATGCGGATAAATTCTTGGATGTAAAAAAATACCCGAATATTAATGATCTGTTCTATATTGTTGATTTATTAATTACAGATTATTCGTCGAATATTTTTGAATATTCACTCATGAGAAAACCGATGCTGTTTTTTGCATTCGACAAGATTCAGTATTCTTTTTCCAGAGGATTTCATAGAGATTATGA
This window encodes:
- a CDS encoding fibronectin type III domain-containing protein, whose protein sequence is MKKRHQAGKRIAAWLMALSLCMTAVPAEQVVYAAGGQNETEVTELTELTEVPESAEAMKDSETTEKTGAGEKAEAEEAGTESKAEVTETTESEETSEIPADTESTESSEIPADTESTESSEIPADTESTESSEMPADTESTEIPETTENTESTQATEDSEMTEDTESTEALIGDTEAADTEKEESEDILKKDGNVTPGSTYAAATSIGLNTTYNATTSRTSVTHWYKFTMSKAGMVQLKFAHANLSSASNSTAWRIDFIADQVGGLVTVTSGMQDTQNQTAKIGLDAGTYYVQITGTGVLTVGSAAYSFSVQYEDTYCETEQNNTIATADNYDRLGQTITGSISSASDTDYYKITSTTKGYLSFQLQHDKVSGRLSTDIYSVAVCDAAGNTMYTMTSKKDEEKTESVNFGLDAGTYYLKVSGIQYMDASGSLTVQGANGETYKLKASWTNADNWESESNDDINTADTMTSGKAVYGSLYGVSDSDYYGFQTTKDGYIVINLQHSKVTGWQNKAIYAVTVCDTSGNSIYEMTSKAEDESTDSIKLGLSAGKYYIKVAGQNAYYGGNYVIKTTFKACSTWEHESNDTYDTANTAVSGTTYSGDIRTYSDVDYFKTSLSANGYINVKLTHPVVSGQETTNMFVLSVIRKVDKDQYTEVYTTKIRGGDTSISTPNLGLPKGEYYIKIAGTGNTTGTLLSGTSYPVNYDVCIIAKTASDREVESNDSAATANTVKNGKTYYGSTSSSSDKDYYKIKMSKAGYLQIKFGHKNSQSTASCYNVVLYNKDNSEIYKFTNTGTETSYTSCKLGLDAGEYYVCVSQASTLYTGDYTICMTQKAASGWETENNGDWASADNIKVGKAVNGVITGYTSDEDCYRFTLTKAQYINFSLAHEKINDAGRSWYVTLYNANGKRVSRKDDDHIYSYAGSTYTESKAVKLSKGTYYLKVQAFAKNAVEKEYTLCVNKIENRKTSVTSVKSTAYNKLKVSWKVVPAATSYQIYRSTAKDGDYQNIKTINSVGTSSWTDGSVKTGKTYYYKIKTVVKTQNGEQTSGFSNVKSAKAVPAKTTLKAKASDAKNVKLTWSKVKGASGYEIYRSNSKDGKCSKVKTISKGSTTSYKNGKLKKSTTYYYKIRAYRKVNGKKVYGSYSSVVSVKTKAK
- a CDS encoding sugar transferase; amino-acid sequence: MRKRERYKHLLNLFANFVMLVAETAMFAFIWYKMYVPELEDKFWNRGNWAVIGMYALVLFFFIRTFGGYRIGYLRITDICLSQILGILFANIIEYFQICMIANDYMSASPLLLLTTAEIAVTLPTVFVVRYFYVRLYPPRRMIVIYGEHSPEELISKINSRKDKYNVCATASAYMGYEALYSKILEYEAVVLCDLPASIRNKILKFCYDQNKRTYITPKISDIILNGTERIHLFDTPLMLSRNQGLTIEQRFVKRTMDIVFALLAIVISSPFLLVIAVAIKLYDGGPVFYKQERLTRDRETFQIIKFRSMKVDSEKQGAQLAKKDDDRITPVGKIIRRTHLDELPQIFNILKGEMSFVGPRPERQEIAEKYEEIVPEFRFRLKVKAGLTGYAQVYGKYNTTPYDKLKLDLTYIQTYSAWLDVKLMLMTFKIMFQKENTEGVDEKQTTAIKKES